In one window of Deltaproteobacteria bacterium DNA:
- a CDS encoding HAD-IB family hydrolase, protein MKNIGAFFDFDETLLEVESGRVGIQYLYDEGHAGRFFIAKVLFFNFLYQRGLISDDTMARRMIRFYKNKPLADFEQGADAFYKNHLKPRLAPNVADKVREHRKAGHRLILISGSVRYLLKPVADDLGFHYLICTDLEMRGNGRLTGRPDGPVCLNAYKKIYAEEIARREGIDLGKSYAYGNSGADIPLLRTVGNPVAVEPTEKLAGVARQNDWPVMRYR, encoded by the coding sequence ATGAAAAACATCGGTGCATTTTTCGATTTCGACGAAACCCTCCTGGAAGTGGAGAGCGGCAGGGTCGGCATTCAATACCTTTACGACGAGGGCCATGCCGGACGCTTTTTTATCGCCAAAGTGCTGTTTTTCAACTTCCTGTACCAACGCGGTCTGATCTCCGACGACACCATGGCCCGGAGGATGATCCGTTTCTACAAGAACAAGCCCCTGGCAGATTTCGAACAGGGAGCCGATGCCTTTTACAAAAATCACCTGAAGCCCAGGCTGGCGCCCAACGTTGCCGACAAGGTGCGGGAGCACCGGAAGGCCGGCCACCGCCTGATCCTGATCTCCGGTTCGGTGCGCTACCTGTTGAAGCCGGTCGCCGATGACCTGGGATTCCACTACCTGATCTGCACGGACCTGGAGATGCGCGGGAACGGACGCTTGACCGGCCGTCCCGACGGCCCTGTCTGCCTGAACGCCTATAAAAAGATCTACGCCGAAGAGATCGCCCGCAGGGAAGGCATCGATTTGGGCAAGTCCTATGCCTACGGCAACAGCGGCGCCGACATCCCGCTGCTGCGAACGGTAGGGAACCCCGTTGCCGTGGAGCCCACGGAAAAGCTGGCGGGAGTGGCCCGGCAGAACGACTGGCCGGTCATGCGGTACCGATAG
- a CDS encoding MFS transporter — translation MDEIRENPMYRYLIMLTIASAVGLQAWQTLFNNFAVEVAGLEGKHVGVIQSVREIPGFLALLAIYVMLVIKEHRLSALSILLLGCGLGLTGLFPTFTGLTITTLISSFGFHYYETTNQSLTLQYFNKVQAPQVFGRQYSIAAASNIGIGLFIFLVSFFLYYSMTYMIIGLFIVGVALWGFGQNPERTDLAPQRKRMVLRKKYWLFYFLTFMAGARRQIFMAFAVFLLVKRFEYSVQEVTILFVVNNVIRYYLSPLIAKSIVRFGERKLLSLEYASLIIVFLAYAYVDNRLMVAFLYVLDHIFFGFAMAIQTYFQKVADPRDIAPSMAVGFTINHIAAVVLPTLGGLLWMLDYRIPFIAGACMSIVSLAAVQLIRIDMR, via the coding sequence ATGGATGAAATTCGCGAAAACCCCATGTACCGCTACCTGATCATGCTGACGATCGCCTCGGCCGTCGGCCTGCAGGCCTGGCAGACCCTGTTCAACAATTTTGCCGTTGAGGTAGCCGGGCTGGAAGGCAAACACGTGGGCGTCATCCAATCCGTGCGGGAGATTCCCGGCTTCCTGGCCCTCCTGGCCATCTACGTCATGCTGGTCATCAAGGAGCACCGGCTGTCGGCCCTGTCCATCCTTCTGCTGGGGTGCGGATTGGGTCTGACCGGCTTGTTTCCCACCTTTACCGGTCTGACCATCACCACGCTGATATCCAGCTTCGGATTTCACTACTACGAAACCACCAACCAGTCGCTGACCCTGCAGTACTTCAACAAGGTGCAGGCCCCCCAGGTGTTCGGCCGGCAATACAGCATCGCCGCGGCTTCCAACATCGGCATCGGCCTGTTCATCTTTCTGGTGTCCTTCTTCCTATACTATTCCATGACCTATATGATCATCGGGCTCTTCATCGTGGGGGTGGCCCTGTGGGGATTCGGCCAGAACCCGGAGCGTACCGACCTTGCCCCTCAGAGGAAGCGGATGGTCCTGAGAAAGAAGTACTGGCTGTTTTACTTCCTGACGTTCATGGCGGGTGCGAGGCGTCAGATATTCATGGCCTTTGCCGTTTTTCTGCTGGTCAAGCGCTTCGAATACTCGGTTCAGGAGGTCACAATCCTGTTCGTGGTCAACAACGTCATCCGGTATTACCTGAGTCCCCTGATCGCCAAAAGTATCGTCCGCTTCGGCGAACGCAAGCTGCTCTCCCTCGAATACGCCAGTCTGATTATCGTGTTTCTGGCATACGCCTATGTGGACAACCGGCTGATGGTGGCCTTCCTGTATGTTCTGGACCACATCTTTTTCGGCTTTGCCATGGCCATCCAGACCTACTTCCAAAAAGTGGCCGATCCACGGGACATCGCCCCGAGCATGGCTGTGGGCTTTACCATCAATCACATTGCGGCCGTGGTTTTGCCAACCCTGGGCGGCCTGCTCTGGATGCTGGACTACCGCATCCCCTTCATCGCCGGAGCCTGCATGAGCATTGTTTCCCTGGCGGCCGTACAGCTGATTCGCATAGACATGCGATAG